In Marisediminicola antarctica, one DNA window encodes the following:
- a CDS encoding sensor histidine kinase, which translates to MSDALSDRWNSISLRTKITSVTVLLVTLGLLVAGAGTMTVLRNYLLEGVDSKIAETVTQLRVDALLTTECVTQGPNDYYVAIVNDTGRVVCHNAQDDPPILAEMTNDDMSRDEVRAFTLWDDDRSTQWRVVALPQRNVQTSESVGLIVALNLDETNGIIARYAGIFLGFGLSVVVLGAALTRLLVTTTFAPLRQVEATAAAIADGNFSERLPGATPNTEVGRLNGSLNTMLARIDRAFGDRAKTIEQMRRFVGDASHELRTPLVSVRGYAELYRMGALTTPDEVAQAMERIEKEAIRMGELVEDLLELARIDEAKPLQMKPVDLVPIAYDAALDAMASSPGRPINVVFIEPEPEPEPQSATTTAEDAVIASRTAAVLTSPISFAGAQLSRLRSRRPRQAPAEHVSQTPAPQQILDTPAIVLGEENKIRQVVTNLLGNALRFTNPGSPIEIGVSVDAVRQVALLDIIDHGEGIPPQIRDKIFQRFWRADTSRTRETGGSGLGLAIVSGIIIAHKGSVDVFETEGGGATFRIELPLLPENYTSLAPTARP; encoded by the coding sequence ATGTCCGATGCCCTCAGCGATCGGTGGAACTCGATTTCACTGCGCACAAAGATCACCAGCGTGACCGTTCTTCTGGTGACTCTGGGCCTGCTCGTAGCGGGTGCCGGCACGATGACCGTGCTGCGCAACTACTTGCTCGAGGGCGTCGACAGCAAGATTGCCGAGACCGTCACCCAGCTGAGGGTGGATGCCCTGTTGACGACGGAGTGCGTGACCCAGGGCCCCAACGACTACTACGTCGCGATCGTCAATGACACCGGCCGGGTCGTCTGTCACAACGCACAGGACGACCCGCCCATCCTCGCCGAAATGACAAACGACGACATGAGCCGCGACGAGGTGCGCGCCTTCACCCTGTGGGATGACGACCGCAGCACCCAATGGCGCGTCGTCGCCCTTCCGCAGCGCAACGTGCAGACGAGCGAGTCGGTGGGCCTCATCGTCGCGCTCAATCTCGACGAGACCAACGGCATCATCGCGCGCTACGCGGGCATCTTCCTCGGCTTCGGACTCTCGGTGGTGGTGCTTGGTGCCGCGCTGACGAGGCTGCTCGTGACGACGACCTTTGCCCCGCTTCGTCAGGTCGAGGCCACCGCGGCGGCAATCGCCGACGGCAACTTCAGCGAGCGGCTGCCGGGAGCGACGCCGAACACCGAGGTCGGCCGCCTCAACGGCTCGCTGAACACGATGCTCGCGCGCATCGACCGAGCGTTCGGCGACCGCGCCAAGACCATCGAGCAGATGCGCCGTTTCGTCGGCGACGCGAGCCACGAGCTGCGCACCCCGCTCGTGTCGGTACGTGGCTATGCCGAGCTCTACCGGATGGGCGCGCTGACGACCCCCGACGAGGTCGCACAGGCGATGGAGCGCATCGAGAAGGAGGCGATCCGCATGGGCGAGCTCGTCGAGGACCTCCTTGAGCTTGCGCGCATCGACGAGGCCAAGCCGCTGCAGATGAAACCCGTCGATCTCGTCCCGATCGCCTACGACGCCGCCCTCGACGCCATGGCCTCCTCCCCCGGTCGCCCGATCAACGTCGTCTTCATCGAGCCGGAACCCGAGCCCGAACCGCAGAGCGCCACGACGACTGCGGAGGACGCCGTCATAGCGAGCAGGACGGCCGCAGTGCTCACGAGCCCGATCTCCTTTGCCGGGGCGCAGCTCTCGCGCTTGCGCTCGCGACGACCCCGGCAGGCGCCCGCCGAGCACGTCTCGCAGACGCCGGCCCCGCAGCAGATTCTCGACACCCCCGCGATCGTGCTCGGGGAGGAGAACAAGATCCGCCAGGTGGTCACCAACCTGCTCGGCAACGCCCTGCGATTTACCAACCCCGGCAGCCCGATCGAGATCGGGGTGTCGGTTGACGCCGTCCGCCAGGTCGCGCTGCTCGACATCATTGATCACGGCGAGGGGATCCCCCCGCAGATCCGCGACAAGATCTTCCAGCGGTTCTGGCGTGCCGATACTTCGCGCACCCGCGAGACAGGCGGCAGCGGTCTCGGGCTCGCGATCGTCTCGGGCATCATCATCGCGCACAAGGGATCGGTCGACGTCTTCGAGACGGAGGGTGGCGGCGCCACCTTCCGGATAGAGCTTCCTCTCCTCCCCGAGAACTACACGTCGCTCGCGCCCACAGCGCGCCCCTGA
- a CDS encoding DUF3027 domain-containing protein translates to MPEREATQADFDLAREALLEITPADTIGATAGFVDEGDGAISVFFESEMVGYPGWRWTASIAHVDGADPTVLEVELMPGDNAILAPDWVPWVDRLAEYRASQDATASDDSDDDDESDDDESDDEESDDDESDDEESDDDESDGDEQGAVSRGSVLHAGDLDGVDIDDIDVDGEDEDEDEDDSDDDSIVGDLDDHVMDDDEVGRG, encoded by the coding sequence ATGCCTGAGCGCGAGGCGACCCAGGCCGACTTCGACCTGGCCCGTGAGGCTCTCCTCGAGATCACACCGGCCGACACCATCGGGGCCACGGCGGGCTTCGTCGACGAGGGCGACGGCGCAATCTCGGTGTTCTTCGAGTCGGAAATGGTTGGCTACCCCGGCTGGCGCTGGACCGCCAGCATCGCCCACGTCGACGGTGCCGACCCGACGGTGCTCGAGGTCGAGCTCATGCCCGGTGATAACGCGATTCTCGCGCCCGACTGGGTGCCGTGGGTTGACAGGCTGGCCGAGTATCGGGCGTCGCAGGACGCCACGGCATCCGACGATTCCGACGACGACGACGAGTCTGACGACGACGAGTCTGACGATGAGGAGTCTGACGATGATGAATCGGACGATGAGGAGTCGGACGATGACGAGTCCGACGGCGACGAGCAAGGAGCGGTCTCCCGCGGATCGGTGCTACATGCCGGCGACCTCGATGGGGTCGACATCGACGATATCGACGTGGATGGCGAGGATGAAGACGAGGATGAAGACGATTCGGACGACGACTCGATCGTCGGCGACCTCGACGATCACGTCATGGACGACGACGAGGTCGGCCGCGGGTAG
- the groL gene encoding chaperonin GroEL (60 kDa chaperone family; promotes refolding of misfolded polypeptides especially under stressful conditions; forms two stacked rings of heptamers to form a barrel-shaped 14mer; ends can be capped by GroES; misfolded proteins enter the barrel where they are refolded when GroES binds), with amino-acid sequence MAKIIAFNEEARRGLERGLNILADAVKVTLGPRGRNVVLEKKWGAPTITNDGVSIAKEIELDDPYEKIGAELVKEVAKKTDDVAGDGTTTSVVLAQALVREGLRNVAAGADPITLKRGIEKAVNAVIEALVTGAKEIETKEEIAATASISAGDPEIGALIAEAIDKVGKEGVVTVEESNTFGTELELTEGMRFDKGYLSAYFVTDPERQEAVFEDAYILIVNGKISNIKDLLPIVDKVIQSGKQLLIIAEDVDGEALATLVVNKIRGIFKSVAVKAPGFGDRRKAQLQDIAILTGGQVISEEVGLKLENATLDLLGRARKVVITKDETTIVEGAGEVDAIAGRVKQIRSEIDNTDSDYDREKLQERLAKLAGGVAVIKAGAATEVELKERKHRIEDAVRNAKAAVEEGIVAGGGVALIQAGKVAFESEAVTSLTGDEATGANIVRVAIDAPLKQIALNAGLEPGVVVDRVRNLPTGHGLNAATGEYVDMLAAGINDPVKVTRSALLNAASIAGLFLTTEAVVADKPERHPAPAGDPSGGMDF; translated from the coding sequence ATGGCAAAGATCATTGCTTTCAACGAAGAGGCCCGTCGCGGCCTCGAGCGCGGCCTCAACATCCTCGCCGACGCAGTCAAGGTGACCCTCGGCCCACGCGGCCGCAACGTCGTGCTCGAGAAGAAGTGGGGCGCACCCACCATCACGAACGACGGTGTCTCCATCGCCAAGGAAATCGAACTGGACGACCCGTACGAGAAGATCGGCGCCGAGCTGGTCAAAGAGGTAGCCAAGAAGACGGATGACGTCGCCGGAGACGGAACGACCACGTCGGTCGTCCTCGCCCAGGCCCTCGTTCGCGAAGGACTTCGCAACGTCGCTGCTGGCGCTGACCCGATCACCCTCAAGCGCGGCATCGAGAAGGCCGTCAACGCGGTCATCGAGGCGCTCGTCACCGGTGCGAAGGAAATCGAAACCAAGGAAGAGATCGCGGCCACCGCGTCCATCTCCGCCGGCGACCCCGAGATCGGCGCGCTGATCGCTGAGGCGATCGACAAGGTCGGCAAGGAAGGCGTCGTCACCGTCGAGGAGTCAAACACCTTCGGCACCGAGCTCGAGCTGACCGAGGGAATGCGCTTCGACAAGGGTTACCTGTCGGCGTACTTCGTCACCGACCCCGAGCGCCAGGAAGCCGTCTTCGAAGACGCGTACATCCTCATCGTCAACGGCAAGATCTCGAACATCAAGGACCTGCTGCCGATCGTCGACAAGGTCATCCAGTCGGGCAAGCAGCTGCTGATCATCGCCGAGGACGTCGACGGCGAAGCCCTCGCGACCCTCGTCGTGAACAAGATCCGTGGCATCTTCAAGTCGGTTGCCGTCAAGGCCCCCGGCTTCGGAGACCGTCGCAAGGCGCAGCTGCAGGACATCGCCATCCTCACCGGTGGACAGGTCATCTCCGAGGAGGTCGGTCTCAAGCTGGAGAACGCGACCCTCGACCTGCTGGGACGCGCCCGCAAGGTTGTCATCACCAAGGACGAGACCACGATCGTCGAGGGAGCCGGCGAAGTCGACGCCATCGCCGGACGTGTCAAGCAGATCCGTTCCGAGATCGACAACACCGATTCCGACTACGACCGCGAGAAGCTGCAGGAGCGCCTGGCCAAGCTGGCCGGCGGCGTTGCAGTCATCAAGGCCGGAGCCGCGACCGAGGTCGAGCTCAAGGAGCGCAAGCACCGCATCGAGGACGCCGTTCGCAACGCGAAGGCCGCCGTCGAAGAGGGCATCGTCGCCGGTGGTGGCGTCGCACTCATCCAGGCCGGTAAGGTCGCGTTCGAGAGCGAAGCCGTCACGAGCCTCACGGGCGACGAGGCGACCGGTGCGAACATCGTTCGCGTCGCGATCGACGCGCCGCTCAAGCAGATCGCCCTCAACGCTGGCCTCGAGCCCGGCGTCGTGGTCGACCGCGTGCGCAACCTGCCCACCGGACACGGCCTCAACGCCGCGACCGGCGAGTACGTTGACATGCTGGCTGCCGGAATCAACGACCCGGTGAAGGTCACCCGTTCTGCGCTGCTCAACGCAGCGTCGATCGCGGGCCTGTTCCTCACCACCGAGGCCGTCGTCGCCGACAAGCCCGAGCGTCACCCGGCCCCGGCCGGCGACCCCTCGGGTGGCATGGACTTCTAA
- a CDS encoding WXG100 family type VII secretion target gives MTRYQVDSEAVFTTTGAVRSSMGRIEAEVSALLNQLVNLQSSWSGQAASAFQGVVTEWRATQQHVAEAMASINIALGQAGQQYADIEQSNARLFLR, from the coding sequence ATGACCCGCTATCAGGTCGACAGTGAGGCTGTTTTCACGACGACGGGAGCAGTGCGCTCGTCGATGGGCAGGATTGAGGCGGAGGTGAGCGCGTTGCTCAACCAGCTCGTGAACCTGCAGTCATCCTGGAGCGGTCAGGCCGCCAGCGCGTTTCAGGGCGTCGTCACCGAGTGGCGGGCGACGCAGCAGCACGTCGCCGAGGCGATGGCCTCGATCAACATCGCGCTCGGGCAAGCAGGGCAGCAGTACGCCGATATCGAGCAGTCGAACGCGCGGCTCTTCCTGCGCTGA
- the folP gene encoding dihydropteroate synthase produces the protein MYFSPARGITLPEISQPLRAIGGRAFDFSREVAVMAVINRTPDSFYDRGATFVLDAAVAASLAAIAEGADWVDIGGAKFAPGPAVPIVAEIDRIVPVVEALRGTGVVISVDTFQPEVALAGIRAGAHVINDTTGVSDPRMAEVVADSDATLVITHSLAAPRTAYPAPQYGDVVAEVLAFLQERVALATGLGVPPERIVVDPGHDLNKNTRHSLEITRRLGEITALGLPTLVAVSNKDFVGETIGRDRGARVEGSIAAAVACILQGARIVRMHNVRAAVDAVRMTEGILGFREPAYVRHNIA, from the coding sequence ATGTACTTCTCGCCAGCTCGCGGAATCACGCTCCCGGAGATCAGTCAGCCGCTGCGCGCCATCGGGGGCCGCGCCTTCGACTTCTCCCGTGAGGTGGCTGTCATGGCCGTGATCAACCGCACCCCGGACTCGTTCTACGACCGGGGCGCGACATTCGTGCTCGACGCCGCCGTCGCAGCCTCCCTCGCCGCCATCGCCGAGGGCGCCGACTGGGTCGACATCGGCGGCGCCAAGTTCGCTCCTGGCCCCGCCGTGCCCATCGTGGCGGAGATCGACCGGATCGTCCCCGTCGTCGAGGCGCTGCGCGGCACGGGGGTGGTGATCTCAGTCGACACCTTCCAGCCGGAGGTCGCCCTCGCCGGCATCCGCGCCGGGGCGCACGTCATCAACGACACCACCGGCGTGAGTGACCCGCGCATGGCCGAGGTGGTCGCCGACAGTGATGCGACGCTCGTCATCACGCACAGCCTCGCGGCGCCGCGCACCGCCTACCCCGCGCCGCAGTACGGGGACGTCGTCGCGGAGGTCCTTGCGTTCCTGCAAGAGCGGGTTGCGCTCGCCACCGGGCTCGGGGTGCCGCCGGAGCGAATCGTTGTTGACCCAGGCCACGACCTCAACAAGAACACCCGGCATTCGCTCGAGATCACCCGTCGACTGGGCGAGATCACGGCGCTCGGTCTGCCGACCCTCGTGGCGGTGTCGAACAAGGACTTCGTCGGGGAGACCATCGGCCGGGACCGCGGCGCGCGCGTCGAGGGGTCGATCGCGGCCGCCGTCGCGTGCATCCTGCAGGGCGCCCGGATCGTGCGCATGCACAACGTGCGCGCCGCAGTGGACGCCGTGCGAATGACCGAGGGGATCCTCGGATTCCGCGAGCCGGCGTACGTGCGCCACAACATCGCCTGA
- a CDS encoding pyrimidine reductase family protein: protein MLDRHELIERYLVTDRDRPRLRVNFIQSLDGAATRDEVSGGLNNADDKLVFDTLRMLCDVIVVGAGTVRAEGYGGVRVRDEDARWRVEHGLAAQPPVALVTSRLDFAPSHPFFADAVVRPIVITSAASPAAARVALADVADVVVCGEERVEPDRLVAELTARGLPQMLCEGGPQLFGALIEADLVDEICLTMSPVLEGGSAGRIAHGAAATARGMALLHSLTAGDMLFLRYERR from the coding sequence ATGCTCGACCGGCACGAGCTCATCGAGCGCTACCTCGTCACCGACCGCGACAGGCCGCGGCTGCGGGTGAACTTCATCCAGAGCCTCGACGGCGCCGCGACACGCGACGAGGTCAGCGGCGGCCTCAATAACGCCGACGACAAGCTGGTCTTCGACACCCTGCGGATGCTGTGCGACGTCATCGTCGTCGGTGCCGGAACGGTGCGGGCGGAGGGCTACGGCGGGGTGCGGGTGCGCGACGAGGATGCCCGTTGGCGGGTCGAGCACGGGCTTGCGGCCCAGCCTCCGGTCGCGCTCGTGACGTCACGGCTCGACTTCGCGCCGTCGCATCCGTTCTTCGCGGATGCCGTCGTGCGGCCGATCGTCATCACCTCGGCGGCGTCTCCGGCAGCGGCGAGAGTCGCGCTCGCCGACGTCGCCGACGTCGTCGTCTGCGGCGAGGAGCGAGTGGAACCGGACCGTCTGGTCGCGGAGCTCACCGCGCGGGGCCTGCCCCAGATGCTCTGCGAGGGCGGGCCGCAGCTGTTCGGCGCGCTCATCGAGGCCGACCTGGTCGACGAGATCTGCCTGACGATGAGCCCGGTGCTCGAGGGCGGATCCGCGGGCCGCATCGCGCACGGCGCGGCAGCGACGGCACGCGGAATGGCGCTCCTGCACTCGCTCACGGCGGGGGACATGCTCTTCCTGCGATACGAGCGCCGCTGA
- a CDS encoding helicase-associated domain-containing protein → MSDTFSLATRLRAMDNARLAAAVRAREIRVSGIKDFFDLAEALLDRASVQQQLSHLDRGTLATIAAIAELGSRAGGSTAADVAALLDSYAEAPPESDIELRASTAVSLLLADRETDAAGIERFTAYDSVAEQVRSWPAFGLPGLSELAAGLPLAALEPAAETELRFIDRVASERAFAATTGITELLVELEREPARELAKGGIALPDTKRLANAMAVDLAGVARLLAVAGASGLVAREAGSWLITDAGSAWLMESSGARWRMLAAGWFERLPTDIRRLLGERSHSLWGAGLRRFVDWLYPAGGDWMDERIAAYTGAAELLGITANHAASSPGLALFTSGLDAAETAMAPLLPREVEQVYLQHDLSIVAPGPLTPQVDGRLRSLADAESRSLASSYRVSASSMNRAMAAGESAASVREFLAEISLTGIPQPLDYLITEASSRYGLLRAGALTERNSRDALEAKSYVRSDDAQLLDTVLVDQNLSVLGFTRVDPDRLVSRFPLETVFWNLSDARYPVAAEGADAEIVALRRRRHARSAGAVGPDPIEDLIERLRLGGDSEPEEAADAWLARQLDSAIRLKAALTVSVTMPNGTVVDYQLEPTSIAGGRLRARDRRSAIERTLPLSSIARVSPAADVP, encoded by the coding sequence GTGAGCGACACATTCTCACTCGCGACTCGGCTGCGGGCGATGGACAACGCGCGGCTTGCTGCCGCCGTCCGGGCGCGGGAGATCCGCGTGAGCGGCATCAAGGACTTCTTCGACCTCGCCGAGGCGCTGCTCGACCGGGCATCCGTGCAGCAGCAGTTGAGTCACCTCGACCGCGGCACCTTGGCGACGATCGCGGCCATAGCCGAGCTCGGGTCGCGTGCCGGCGGCTCGACGGCCGCGGACGTCGCTGCGCTGCTCGACAGCTACGCCGAGGCGCCGCCCGAGTCCGACATCGAACTGCGCGCGTCGACGGCGGTCTCGCTGCTGCTCGCCGACAGAGAGACGGATGCCGCGGGGATCGAACGGTTCACCGCCTACGACAGCGTCGCCGAGCAGGTGCGCTCGTGGCCGGCCTTCGGGCTGCCCGGCCTTTCCGAGCTCGCCGCCGGCCTGCCGCTCGCGGCGCTCGAGCCCGCCGCGGAGACCGAGTTGCGCTTCATCGACCGCGTCGCCTCCGAGCGTGCGTTCGCCGCGACCACCGGGATCACCGAGCTCCTCGTCGAGCTAGAACGCGAGCCGGCGCGCGAGCTGGCCAAGGGCGGCATCGCCCTGCCCGACACCAAGCGGCTCGCGAACGCGATGGCCGTCGACCTCGCGGGCGTTGCGCGGCTGCTCGCGGTCGCGGGTGCCTCAGGGCTCGTCGCGCGCGAGGCCGGCTCCTGGCTCATCACCGACGCGGGCAGCGCGTGGCTGATGGAATCCTCCGGCGCACGGTGGCGCATGCTCGCCGCCGGCTGGTTCGAACGCCTCCCGACCGACATCCGCCGGCTCCTCGGCGAGCGCAGCCACTCGCTCTGGGGCGCCGGCCTCCGCCGATTCGTCGACTGGCTCTACCCTGCGGGCGGGGACTGGATGGATGAGCGGATCGCCGCGTACACCGGAGCCGCCGAACTTCTCGGCATCACCGCCAACCACGCCGCGAGCAGCCCGGGCCTCGCCCTGTTCACCTCCGGGCTGGACGCCGCGGAGACCGCTATGGCGCCGCTACTGCCGCGCGAGGTCGAACAGGTCTACCTGCAGCACGACCTCTCGATCGTCGCCCCCGGCCCGCTCACCCCGCAGGTCGACGGGCGCCTGCGCTCCCTCGCGGATGCCGAGAGCCGGTCGCTCGCGTCGAGTTATCGCGTCTCGGCCTCGAGCATGAACCGAGCGATGGCAGCGGGCGAGTCGGCCGCGAGCGTGCGCGAGTTCCTCGCCGAAATCTCACTCACCGGCATCCCACAGCCGCTCGACTACCTCATCACCGAAGCATCCAGCCGGTACGGACTGCTGCGGGCCGGCGCGCTGACCGAGCGCAACAGCAGGGACGCTCTCGAGGCGAAGAGCTACGTGCGCAGCGACGACGCGCAGCTGCTCGACACCGTTCTTGTCGACCAGAACCTCTCGGTGCTCGGCTTCACTCGGGTCGATCCCGACCGGCTGGTCAGCCGCTTCCCGCTCGAAACGGTGTTCTGGAACCTCAGCGATGCCCGCTACCCGGTTGCGGCCGAGGGCGCAGACGCCGAAATCGTCGCCCTCCGCCGCCGGCGCCACGCTCGATCGGCCGGCGCCGTCGGGCCCGACCCGATCGAGGACCTGATCGAGCGGCTGCGACTCGGCGGCGACAGCGAACCGGAGGAGGCGGCGGATGCGTGGCTCGCCCGGCAGCTCGACAGCGCGATCCGACTCAAGGCCGCACTCACGGTGAGCGTGACAATGCCCAACGGAACAGTCGTCGACTACCAGCTCGAACCGACGAGCATCGCCGGCGGCAGGCTCCGGGCGCGCGACCGGCGGTCGGCGATCGAGCGCACTCTGCCCCTGTCGAGCATCGCGAGGGTATCCCCCGCTGCCGACGTTCCCTGA
- a CDS encoding cold-shock protein: MPTGKVKFYDDEKGFGFITSDEGQEVFLHASALPAGATVKAGTKLEFGIADGKRGAQALSVRVLEAPPSLAKLSRKPADDMAVIVEDLVKLLDGIGSNLKRGRYPDSSHSHKIAAMLRRVADELDA; the protein is encoded by the coding sequence ATGCCTACCGGCAAGGTCAAGTTTTATGACGACGAAAAGGGCTTCGGCTTCATCACGTCGGATGAAGGCCAGGAGGTCTTCCTGCACGCTTCCGCGCTGCCCGCTGGTGCGACGGTCAAGGCCGGTACCAAACTCGAATTCGGCATCGCCGACGGAAAGCGCGGTGCCCAGGCGCTGTCGGTGCGCGTGCTCGAGGCTCCACCGAGCTTGGCGAAGCTGAGCCGCAAGCCCGCCGACGACATGGCGGTCATCGTCGAGGATCTCGTCAAGCTCCTCGACGGCATCGGCTCGAACCTCAAGCGGGGCCGCTACCCCGACTCCAGTCACAGCCACAAGATCGCGGCAATGTTGCGCCGGGTAGCCGATGAGCTCGATGCCTGA
- a CDS encoding response regulator transcription factor, whose translation MSDGPRILIVDDEPNIRDLLTTSLRFAGFAVRAVGNGAQAISAVLEEEPDLIILDVMLPDMNGFGVTKRLRSSGYTSPILFLTAKDDTEDKITGLTVGGDDYVTKPFSLDEIVARIKAILRRTMADEEDAVIRAGELTMDQDTHEVSIGAEQIELSPTEFKLLRYLMLNPNRVLSKAQILDHVWEYDFNGDAGIVESYISYLRRKLDQFSAEPVIQTKRGFGYMLKAAKV comes from the coding sequence ATGAGCGATGGCCCCAGAATCCTGATCGTCGATGACGAACCCAACATCCGTGACCTCCTGACCACCAGCCTCCGCTTCGCCGGCTTCGCTGTGCGTGCGGTCGGCAATGGCGCCCAGGCGATCTCGGCGGTGCTCGAGGAGGAACCCGACCTCATAATCCTCGACGTGATGCTGCCCGACATGAACGGCTTCGGCGTGACCAAGCGCCTCCGTTCCTCCGGCTACACCTCGCCGATTCTGTTCCTCACCGCGAAGGACGACACGGAAGACAAGATCACCGGCCTCACGGTCGGCGGCGACGACTACGTGACCAAGCCGTTCAGCCTCGACGAGATCGTCGCTCGCATCAAGGCGATCCTCCGCCGCACGATGGCGGACGAGGAGGATGCCGTGATCCGCGCCGGTGAGCTGACGATGGACCAGGACACCCACGAGGTGTCGATCGGTGCCGAGCAGATCGAGCTCAGCCCCACCGAGTTCAAGCTGCTCCGCTACCTCATGCTCAACCCGAACCGCGTGCTATCGAAGGCGCAGATCCTCGACCACGTCTGGGAGTACGACTTCAACGGCGACGCGGGAATCGTCGAGAGTTACATCTCCTACCTGCGCCGCAAGCTCGACCAGTTCTCGGCCGAGCCGGTCATCCAGACCAAGCGGGGCTTCGGCTACATGCTCAAGGCGGCCAAGGTCTGA
- a CDS encoding DNA repair helicase XPB, with amino-acid sequence MNSAAEPATAPQLPGPLIVQSDRTVLLGVAHPQADDARHDLAVFAELERAPEHIHTYRITRLGLWNARAAGHEAADMLATLERYSKFPIPQAVSIDIAETVARYGRLVIERDADGVLTLTGTDRAVLAEIARGKKVANLLLERRGDNSFVMQPWARGELKQELLKLGWPAEDLAGYTPGTPHEIELDHSGGFDLREYQNEAVDSFFKHGSGVVVLPCGAGKTLVGAGAMAISKTTTLILVTNIVSARQWRSELLRRTTLTDDEIGEYSGQSKDVKPVTIATYQILTARRKGEYAHLQLLDALDWGLVIYDEVHLLPAPVFKLTADLQARRRLGLTATLVREDGREGDVFSLIGPKRFDAPWKEIESQGFISPASCYEVRIDLPQQERLEYAAAADDARYRLAATAPAKIDVVQQLVERHTGERILVIGQYLDQIQELAEVLDAPQLTGATPVDERERLYQEFREGITKILVVSKVANFSVDLPEATVAIQVSGSFGSRQEEAQRLGRLLRPKESGLPANFYTLVARDTVDQDFAQNRQRFLAEQGYSYTILDAHALDKAAA; translated from the coding sequence GTGAATTCAGCAGCCGAGCCCGCGACCGCGCCACAGCTGCCCGGGCCCCTCATCGTTCAAAGCGACCGCACCGTGCTACTCGGGGTGGCGCACCCGCAGGCGGACGACGCCCGCCACGATCTCGCGGTGTTCGCTGAGCTCGAGCGGGCCCCGGAGCACATTCACACCTACCGCATCACACGGCTCGGCCTGTGGAACGCGCGCGCGGCCGGTCACGAGGCCGCCGACATGCTCGCCACCCTCGAGCGCTACTCGAAGTTTCCGATCCCCCAGGCCGTGTCGATCGATATCGCCGAGACGGTCGCCCGCTACGGCAGGCTCGTGATCGAGCGGGATGCCGACGGCGTGCTCACCCTCACCGGCACCGATCGCGCTGTGCTCGCCGAGATCGCGCGCGGCAAGAAGGTCGCGAACCTTCTGCTCGAGCGGCGCGGCGACAATAGCTTCGTCATGCAGCCGTGGGCGCGCGGCGAGCTCAAACAGGAGCTCCTCAAGCTCGGCTGGCCAGCGGAGGACCTCGCCGGCTACACGCCGGGCACCCCGCACGAGATCGAGCTCGACCACTCGGGCGGCTTCGACCTGCGGGAGTACCAGAACGAGGCCGTCGACAGCTTCTTCAAGCACGGCTCGGGCGTGGTGGTGCTTCCCTGCGGCGCGGGGAAGACCCTCGTCGGCGCCGGCGCGATGGCGATCTCGAAGACCACCACCCTCATCCTCGTCACCAACATCGTTTCGGCCCGCCAGTGGCGCTCGGAGCTCTTGCGCCGCACCACCCTCACCGACGACGAAATCGGCGAGTACTCCGGCCAGTCCAAGGATGTGAAACCGGTGACGATCGCGACCTACCAGATCCTCACCGCACGCCGGAAGGGCGAGTATGCGCACCTGCAGCTGCTCGACGCGCTCGACTGGGGCCTCGTGATCTACGACGAGGTGCACCTACTGCCCGCGCCGGTGTTCAAACTCACCGCCGACCTGCAGGCACGGCGCCGACTGGGCCTCACGGCGACTCTCGTGCGCGAGGACGGGCGAGAGGGCGACGTGTTCAGCCTCATCGGCCCGAAGCGGTTCGACGCGCCCTGGAAGGAGATCGAGTCCCAGGGTTTCATCTCCCCGGCATCCTGCTACGAGGTTCGCATCGACCTGCCCCAGCAGGAGCGACTCGAGTATGCGGCGGCGGCGGACGACGCGCGCTACCGTCTCGCGGCCACGGCGCCGGCGAAGATCGACGTGGTTCAGCAGCTCGTCGAGCGGCATACCGGCGAGCGGATCCTCGTGATCGGGCAGTACCTCGACCAGATCCAGGAGCTCGCCGAGGTGCTGGATGCGCCGCAGCTCACGGGCGCGACCCCCGTCGACGAGCGGGAACGGCTCTATCAGGAGTTCCGTGAGGGCATCACGAAGATCCTCGTCGTCTCAAAGGTCGCGAACTTCTCAGTCGACCTGCCCGAGGCGACCGTCGCAATCCAGGTGTCCGGTTCGTTCGGGTCCCGGCAGGAGGAGGCCCAGCGTCTCGGCCGACTGCTCCGCCCGAAGGAGAGCGGCCTCCCGGCCAACTTCTACACGCTCGTCGCGCGCGACACGGTCGACCAGGACTTCGCCCAGAACCGGCAGCGCTTCCTCGCGGAGCAGGGCTACAGCTACACGATCCTCGACGCGCACGCACTCGACAAGGCTGCTGCCTAA